In Streptomyces sp. NBC_00878, a single window of DNA contains:
- a CDS encoding zinc-dependent alcohol dehydrogenase family protein gives MKAAVIEAPGKVTVTTVPDPTPGPRQVVVEVAACGLCGTDLHILQGEFAPTLPVVPGHEFAGEVVGLGREVTELAIGDRVAVDPSLYCNECRYCRVGRNNLCDRWQAIGVTVAGGAAEYAVAPVANCVRLPDHVNLQDAALIEPLSCAVRGYDVLNSRLGSHVLIYGSGTMGLMMLELAKRTGAASVDIVDVNPERLATAEKLGCSQSALSADDLRRPTGWDVVIDATGNAAAIQDGLERVAKAGTFLQFGVSDYATTATISPYRIYNQEITITGSMAVLHSYERAAELFATGVLDPQVFISHRLPLAQYPQALDQFAAGQGRKIVVLP, from the coding sequence GTGAAGGCCGCTGTCATCGAAGCCCCCGGCAAGGTCACCGTCACCACGGTGCCCGACCCCACTCCGGGGCCGCGCCAGGTCGTCGTCGAGGTGGCGGCCTGCGGACTGTGCGGGACCGATCTGCACATCCTCCAGGGCGAGTTCGCACCGACGCTGCCGGTCGTGCCGGGCCACGAGTTCGCCGGGGAGGTCGTGGGCCTCGGCCGCGAGGTGACCGAACTCGCGATCGGCGACCGGGTCGCCGTGGACCCCTCGCTGTACTGCAATGAGTGCCGCTACTGCCGGGTGGGACGCAACAACCTCTGCGACCGGTGGCAGGCGATCGGAGTGACCGTGGCCGGTGGCGCCGCCGAGTACGCCGTGGCGCCCGTCGCCAACTGCGTACGGCTGCCGGACCACGTGAACCTCCAGGACGCGGCGTTGATCGAGCCACTGTCCTGCGCCGTGCGCGGCTATGACGTGCTCAACAGCAGGCTCGGCTCCCATGTGCTGATCTACGGCAGCGGGACGATGGGCCTGATGATGCTGGAGCTGGCCAAGCGCACCGGAGCCGCCTCGGTCGACATCGTCGACGTCAACCCCGAGCGGCTGGCGACGGCAGAGAAGCTGGGTTGCTCCCAGTCGGCGCTCTCGGCCGACGATCTGAGGCGGCCGACCGGCTGGGACGTGGTGATCGACGCGACCGGCAACGCCGCCGCCATCCAGGACGGCCTGGAACGGGTCGCCAAGGCCGGAACGTTCCTGCAGTTCGGGGTCTCCGACTACGCGACGACAGCGACCATCTCGCCGTACCGCATCTACAACCAGGAGATCACCATCACCGGATCCATGGCCGTCCTGCACAGCTACGAGCGCGCCGCGGAGCTGTTCGCCACCGGGGTACTCGACCCCCAGGTCTTCATCAGCCACCGGCTGCCGCTTGCGCAGTACCCGCAGGCACTGGACCAGTTCGCCGCCGGCCAAGGACGCAAAATCGTCGTACTGCCCTGA
- a CDS encoding PotD/PotF family extracellular solute-binding protein: MSRRSLLRTLGTGAVAALAAGCGVPAAYVAPGDRSRSDLSATDKRLTWANWPLYIDTDDEDESRRPTLDAFGKRTGIAVTYTEEINDNDEFFGKISPSLMNHQETGRDLMVISDWMCARFVRLGWVQEMDRSRQPNVTKYLDPQLRSPAFDPGRGHTVPWQSGITGIAYNRRTVGREIRHVSDLWAGDLKGRVTLLSGLDEAFALLMQGNGVDITKWTADDFHTMCEQVEKLVRTDHIRRFTGNDYIKDLSSGDVLACQAYSGDVIQLQADDPDIEFVVPEEGAELWSESLMIPNLARHKANAETLVDYYYEPTVAAELAAWVNYVCPVPAAQDILASAKDKDTAALAEDPLIFPDTAMRERLTIARDVTANERTEFAKRWNAIAGL; encoded by the coding sequence ATGTCCCGCCGCTCCCTGCTGCGCACCCTCGGCACGGGCGCGGTCGCCGCCCTGGCCGCGGGATGCGGAGTACCGGCGGCGTACGTCGCCCCGGGCGACCGGTCGAGAAGTGACCTGTCGGCCACCGACAAGCGCCTGACCTGGGCCAACTGGCCCCTCTACATCGACACGGACGACGAGGACGAGTCGAGGCGCCCCACGCTGGACGCCTTCGGGAAGCGCACCGGGATCGCGGTCACGTACACCGAGGAGATCAACGACAACGACGAGTTCTTCGGGAAGATCAGCCCCTCCCTGATGAACCATCAGGAGACCGGCCGGGACCTGATGGTGATCAGCGACTGGATGTGCGCCCGGTTCGTACGCCTGGGCTGGGTACAGGAGATGGACCGTTCCCGGCAGCCGAACGTCACCAAGTACCTTGACCCGCAACTGCGTTCACCGGCCTTCGACCCGGGCCGGGGGCACACCGTGCCGTGGCAGTCGGGGATCACCGGCATCGCGTACAACCGACGCACGGTCGGTCGCGAGATCCGGCACGTCTCCGACCTGTGGGCGGGCGACCTCAAGGGGCGCGTCACGCTCCTCTCCGGTCTCGACGAGGCATTCGCGCTGCTCATGCAGGGCAACGGCGTCGACATCACCAAGTGGACCGCGGACGACTTCCACACCATGTGCGAGCAGGTCGAGAAGCTCGTCCGTACGGACCACATCCGCCGCTTCACCGGCAACGACTACATCAAGGATCTGTCGAGCGGCGACGTACTGGCCTGCCAGGCGTACAGCGGTGACGTGATCCAGCTCCAGGCCGACGACCCCGACATCGAGTTCGTCGTCCCGGAGGAGGGCGCCGAGCTCTGGTCCGAGTCCCTGATGATCCCGAACCTCGCCCGCCACAAGGCGAACGCGGAGACCCTCGTCGACTACTACTACGAGCCGACCGTGGCCGCCGAGCTCGCGGCCTGGGTCAACTACGTCTGTCCCGTCCCGGCGGCCCAGGACATCCTCGCCTCCGCCAAGGACAAGGACACCGCCGCCCTCGCCGAGGACCCGCTCATCTTCCCCGACACCGCCATGCGCGAGCGCCTCACGATCGCACGGGACGTCACGGCGAACGAACGCACGGAGTTCGCGAAGCGGTGGAACGCGATCGCGGGGCTGTAG